GAATGGTTTAATTACGCCATTACCATTTTCATCTTTTGCTTCACCGCAAGCATCAAGACAAGCGGCACCAGAGTTGATTAAATGAATAAATCCTTTAGATTCTTTAGCAACGCCTTCTAATTCATAACCAGTAGCCTGTTTAACTGCTTCAGGGCTCCAGTATGTTCTAACATCCGCGAAAATCTGTGCAGTATTTGTCAATAATTTATTAAATAACATGCCAACGCCATTTAAAGTATCATTTTCTGTAGCTAAAATATACGGTTCTCTTGCACCATTCCAATCGAAAGAAGAATTCATTAAAGCTTCAGCAAAATCACCATTTGGATAAAAATCCGTCCACTGTCTTTGACCTTGGAAGCCACCAGCAATTGCATTATGTCCTACTTTTTCTTCTTCACAACCTTCTGGTAAATTTTTATTACCGTTGAATAAGTCTTTTATAATGCACATCATTTTTACAACAAATTCCCAAGCTTCTTCTTTTTCTTCGTCCGTTTTACGGCAGAAATCTGGGTTTTTATCAAAACCTTGTTTGCAGTTTTCTTTAGTCCATTTTAAAGCTTTTTCAAATTCATCATGGTCATAGATACCTTCTGTCATACGACGGATAATTTCTACTTCGTCTACAGACTCAACTCTCATGCCGAGATATTCTTCAAAAAATTCAGGGCTGATGATAGAACCTGCAATACCCATTGTAATAGAACCAATCTGTAAATAAGATTTACCTCTCATTGTAGCAACAGCTACAGCTGCACGACCAAATCTTAAAAGTTTTTCTTGAACATCTTCCGGAATACCTGTAGCATCTGCATTTTGTACATCATGTCCATAAATACCGAAAGCTGGAAGACCTTTTTGTGCATGACTTGCGAGTACGGAAGCAAGATATACAGCACCAGGGCGTTCTGTGCCATTAAAGCCCCATACACCTTTTATTGTTTTCGGGTCCATATCCATTGTTTCAGAACCATAGCACCAGCAAGGTGTTACTGTTAAAGTGATATCTACGCCTTCTTTTTTGAATTTTTCTGCACAAGCAGCAGCTTCAGGCACACGACCGATTGTTGTATCAGCGATAACTACTTTTACAGGTTCACCATTAGAATATCTAAGGTTTTCTGTAAATAATTTAGCGGCAGCTTTTGCCATACCCATAGTTTGTTCTTCTAATGATTCTCTAACTTTTAAAACACCTCTACGTCCATCAATTGTAGGACGAATACCAATTACAGGATAATCTCCAATTAATCTGTTAGTTGCCATAATAAATTTTCCCCCTAAAACTATCTGTTAATTTTAATTTTTTTGTTGTATACTTTTAATAGTTAGTTTGTTTTTCACTTGATGATTAAATTATATCAGTCCCATTTTTTTTATTCTTGTTTTATTATCACCAAAAATATAATAATATTCACTTTTTACAAATTATAAAAAAATTTATATTTTTAACAAACAACTAACTTTTAGGAGAATACATTTATGAAACATATATCTTATAACGAACAACGAGAACGTGGTAACTTTTCATTTCCTGTAGAATACCATTATGTTACAAATCATCATCCTCGTTATAATATGCCCTATCACTGGCATATTCAATACGAAATAATTCGTGTCCTTCAAGGAAAAATTGTCATCACGGTTGATGAAAATGAGTATACTGTAAATCAAGGTGAAATCTTATTTATTCCCGATGGTGCTGTTCACGGTGGTAAAGCATTTTTAGAAAATACGATTTATGAATGCATTGTTTTTGATAAAAAATTATTTGAAACAGATATTGGCGAAAGCGGTATGCTACAAAAATTCTTCGACCATCAAATTCTAATCAATAAGCACTATACAAACGAACATTCATTAATAAAAGAATTAATATGGCTGACTTTTAGAACTTTAAAATATAGATATGAAGGATTTGAATATATTGTCAAAGGTGCTCTGCTTGCATTTTTTGGATTAGTTTTAAAAAATAAATTATATACTGTATCCTTAACAAATTTCGTCAATAATAATCAACGCAACATTTACAAATTAAAAAAAGTATTCCATTTAATAGAAACATCATATAATAAACCTTTAACCTTAGAAGAATTAGCTTCAACAGCTGATTTATCTCCTAAATATTTCTGTCGTTTCTTTCAAAGTATGACAAATAAATCTCCTATATCTTATTTAAATTATTATCGTATTGAATGTGCTTGTATCAAATTAATAAACGACCCTGAAATTTCTATCACAGATATTGCTTATGATTGTGGCTTCAATGATTTATCTTATTTTATAAAAACCTTTCGCAAATACAAAGGAACTACACCTAATAAATATCTAAAAACGTATCAACAACTAACTAAAGGTTAATTTTATAAAAAAACCACTATGATTTTATTTTCATAGTGGTTTTACTTTATTTTAAAAATTTTTGTACAGCACTGCCATTTAAATAATTACATAAACGACCTTGATAAAGATTTTTTTCTTCCATTTCTTTTACAATTTCATCGCGAATTTTCCACCAGCCAGTTTGCCAATTACTAAATAAAGTATTTTCAGCTGGTGCTCTACCGATTAATCGCTGTAAAACGATATTCGGTGATAAATTCTCAAGAAAATCAATCACCCTTTGCTTGTAATGTTCACAAGAAATAATCTCAAATTCCTTATTTTCATATTGCTGTGCCATCTTCGTATTTTTTACAATATAAAGTGCATGCAATTTTACTTGGTCAACACCGAGTGCTGAAATCACTCTAGCTGTTTCAATCAAATCTTTATCATCATCCCACGGCAAATCTAAAATTACATGAGTACAACACAGTAGACCGTATCGTTTAATGCGCAACACTGCATCAATATATTCCGCCAAACCATGACCGCGATTTATCTTTTCTAATGTTTTATAATTTATAGTCTGCAAACCCAATTCCACACAAATATCTATATTTTTTTCTTTAGCAATTCTAGCTAGAATTTCTAAATAAACATCATTGATACAATCAGGGCGAGTAGCTATATACACCGCTACTACATCATCACTAGCACAAGCTTCTAATACATACTCTTCTAATTGCTTTGGTGGCATATACGTATTACTGAAATTTTGGAAATACGGTATAAATTTTTTTGCTTTATACTTAGGCACAATATGAGCTTTATTCATGCGAATTTGTTCCGTTATGGATAATTCCGGTGGTAAATTTTCATAACCTGCGCCAATGCTACCGCAAAATGTACAGCCAAATTTACCGCAAGAACCATCTCTATTAGGGCATGTAAGTGGCAATCCAATCGGCAATTTATAAACTTTTTCACCATAACGCTGTTTTAAATAATCGGAAAAAGCATAATAAATCATAATTCAATATCTCCTTGTTCTATCTGTTGATAAGATACTTTTCCATCTTCATAAACAAAAAGCATAACATTTTTACATTTTTCAATTTTATTTTGCAAAGCTTTCTCTATATCATAGTTAAAAATTTCCAAAGTAAATTTTTTCTTCAAATCACGCCAAGATTTAAATTGATAATTTTTAATATATTTTTGTGCCTGTTCACCCATATAAAAATCATCAATAACTTGTTTTGATAACTCTTGCCATGGCAAAAATTCTGGTCTAAATTTACCATTATCACTCATTAAAGCATCAAATTTTAAAATCTCATAAATTACATCTTTATTTACAAATCTATCATTAATCTGTATGAAATCAGCCAAAAACTTATATAAATTTTTAGGTGCATGCGGTGCTAAGTGTAACTTTTCGCGTCTCCAATACGCAGTGAAATCAGCAAAAAAAGTATAAGCATCTTGCTCATATAAATCGATTAAATACGTTATCGTATGACGAAATCTGCCCGCATTATAATACATCTCTACAATATCCACAAAGATTTGCAAATAACGCATTGTCTTATAATCCATATATTTATTGCTGATGACTTGATACGGTGCTTGCGGCATATAAACATAATCGTGTTCTTTCGTCAAATTGTTCATCGCCGCGCCCTTTAACAATTTTAAAAAGCCTACTTGAAGCATATCCGCTTGCAATAAATACACATCATTGAAAGATTTAGCAAATGATGTCAAATCTTCATACGGAAGCCCGATAATTAAATCCACATGTAAATGAATATTACCGTATGCCATGATGGATTTTATATTATCTGTCATTTCCTGCCATGGATTAGCACGGCTTATCTGCCCGAGTGTTTTCAAATTCGTCGACTGAATGCCGATTTCAAATTGAATTCTACCTTTTGGCATGGTTTTTAAAACTTCTTTTATCTCTTCATCAATATGATGTGCCACAATTTCAAAATGGAAATTAGTTCGACAGTTTTGTTTCGCTATGAATTTTAAAATCGGTAAATAATGTGCTTTATCTGCATTAAATGTTCTATCGACAAATTTTACTTGACGCACATCGTGGGCAATAAAAAATTCAAGTTCAGCAAAAACTTTATCAAGTGAACGGTATCTAACGCCACGCGTTGCACAAGACAGACAATATTTACAAGAATATGGACAACCACGCGAGCTTTCATAATATATAATTCTATCTTTTAAATTCTCTATATCTGCTTCATCATATGGAAAAGCTATGTTATCTAAATCCGCCACAGTTACGGCTATATTTTCATCTATACTGCCATCTTCATTGCGCTTTGCTACACCTTTTATATCTATCTGTCCATCATCTTCTTTAACGATTAAAGCTTCAATTAAACTGTGAAAAGCTTCTTCACCTTCACCACGCACTACATAATTTACCATTGGAAAATCATTCATAAATTCCTTTGTTTCATATGAAACTTCTGGGCCACCGCAGATTATCTTGCACTGTGGCAACAATCTATGCACCAACGGCAAAAGCTGTTTTACAAGTTCAATATTCCAAATATAACAAGATATCGCTAAAATATCTGGTTGTTCATCAAAAATTTGATTAGCTATATCAATCAAATGATTATTAATCGACACTTCCAATATCTTCATATCACAATCTAAATCAGTACAATTTTTATACAAATATCGCACTGATAATGATGAATGAATATATTTTGCATTTATCGCTGTCAATAAAATTTTCATAATCTAAATCCAACCTCCTTCGTGTTATTATACTATGTACAATGTATTTTTAGCAAAATAATAGCACAATATATATATTAATGATATAATAACCATGTTACGTAAATTTAGTAACACATCATTTTATATAAGGGGATTTGGCAAATGAAACTTGTTGTAACAGTTGTAGGTAAAGACCGTGTGGGGATTATCGCCACAGTTAGCAGTATTCTTGCAGAAAATAATGTTAACATTATCAGCATCAACCAAAATATCATGAATGGTTTCTTCAACATGGTATTAATCGCTGAAGTAAGTGACAAAAATATTAAATTGCAGGAATTACAAAAAATTCTCAAAGAAAAAGGTACTGAATTAAACGTAGATATCAAAGTACAGCACGAAGAAATTTTCAATGCAATGCACACTATTTAATTTTCAAATTTTTATTTCATTTTTGGAGGAAATTCTGTGATTACAATAAATGATATCTTAGAAACAAATCGCATGATAACAGAAAACAAATTAGACGTGCGTACTATCACTTTAGGTCTTAGCCTTAGAGATTGTGCTCATCCTAATTTAAAACAATTCTGCGACAATGTTTATGATAAAATCACCAAATCCGGTGAATTTTTAGTAAAAACTGGTGAAGATATAGCTAATGAATATGGTATTCCTATCATCAACAAACGCGTATCTGTAACACCAATCGCTATAGCTGCTGAAGCTTGCAAAACAGATACGTATGTACCTGTAGCTGAAGCTATGGATAAAGCAGCAAAAGAAATCGGTATCGATTTTATCGGTGGTTTTTCTGCTCTTGTAGAAAAAGGCTATACAAACGGAGACCGTATTCTTATAAAATCCATTCCACAAGCTCTTTCTGTAACAGATTTAGTTTGCTCTTCTGTAAATTTAGGCTCAACTAAAGCTGGTATCAATATGGATTGCGTGCGTGAAATGGGCGAAATCGTAAAACGTACAGCAGAACTTACTCGTGACCGCGAAGCTATCGGTTGCGCTAAACTCGTAATATTTGCTAATGCCCCTGGCGACAATCCATTTATGGCTGGTGCTTTCCATGGCGTAAGCGAAGCTGAAAAAGTCGTAAGTGTAGGTGTCAGTGGCCCTGGCGTAGTAAAACACGCTCTTGAAAATTTAAAAGGTGCTGATTTCACTGAAATCGCTGAAACAATCAAAAAGACAGCATTCAAAATCACTCGCGTTGGTCAACTCGTAGCTAAAGAAGCTTCCAAACGCCTTGGCGTACAATTCGGCATAATCGACTTATCCCTTGCTCCAACTCCAGCAGTAGGTGATAGTGTCGCTCATATCCTCGAAGAAATGGGACTTGAAAGTTGCGGTGCTCCAGGTACAACAGCTGCTCTTGCTCTCTTAAATGACGCTGTAAAAAAAGGTGGCTTAATGGCTTCTTCTCATGTAGGCGGTTTAAGTGGTGCATTCATTCCTGTAAGTGAAGACGCTGGCATGATTGATGCTGTAGCTTGTGGCAGTCTTTCTATCGAAAAACTCGAAGCTATGACTTGCGTTTGCTCCGTAGGACTTGATATGATTGCTGTCGCTGGTGATACTCCTGCTTCCACTATCTCCGGTATCATTGCTGATGAAGCTGCTATCGGTATGATTAACAATAAAACTACTGCTGTTCGTCTTATTCCTGTTCCAGGCAAAAAAGTCGGCGATACAGTAAACTTCGGTGGTCTTTTAGGTCATTGCCCTATCGTAAAAGTTCGCAGTGAATACAGCTCTGACGCATTTATCGCTCGTGGCGGTCGAATTCCTGCACCAATCCGCAGTTTAACAAATTGATAAATTTTTAAAAATAAGTGTTGACAAATCATATTAATATAGATATAATATTAAATGTTCTCGACAAGAGCTTACTTGATTGAGAAATGCGCCTATAGCTCAGCTGGATAGAGCACACGCCTTCTAAGCGTGCGGTCGCAGGTTCGAATCCTGCTGGGCGCACCATTTGGTAAATACAGACCTGACTTTTGTCAGGTCTTTTTTTATGCTTAAAATGTAAATTATTGACTTAAAGTCAACTTTAAGGATTAAAATATATACAATAATTTATAAAGGAGTTTTTTTATGGAACAAGCACTATATATTGAATGTTACGCTGGAATTAGTGGTGATATGTTTGTAGCTTCACTGCTCGATTTAGGTGTAGATAAAGATTATTTACTCAGCAATTTGCAAACCCTACCATTAGAAGGATATAAAATAAATATAAGCCGTGTAAAAAAAATGGCATTAGATGCCTGCGATTTTAATGTTATCTTAGATGTAGATAATCATGACCACGATATGCAATACTTATATGAAGAAAATCATGAACATACACATGAGCACGAACATAGTCATGAGCATAAGCATAAACACCATGAACATCATATACATGAAGCAAATCACACTCATCATATACATCGCAATTTAAATGACGTTACAACCATCATCAATAATTCTCAAATCACGGATAACGCTAAATCCATTGCTAATAAAATTTTTCAGATAATCGCTGAAGCTGAAGCAAAAGCACATGGAACATCAGTTGAACAAGTTCATTTTCACGAAGTTGGCGCCGTTGATTCTATTGTAGATATCACTGCTGCTGCTATTTGCATTGATAAATTAAACATAAATAAAGTATTTTGCTCTAGTTTATCCGAAGGCAAAGGCTTCGTTAATTGCCAACACGGTGCAATACCTATTCCTGTGCCTGCTGTTGTAAATATTGTAAGTGCTAATGATTTAAAACTGCATTTCACCAATACAAAAGGTGAATTAATCACTCCAACTGGAGCTGCTATCATCGCCGCAATAAAAACTGATGATTCCATGCCAGAAAATTTCATGATTGAAAAAATTGGTATCGGTGCAGGAAAAAGACAATATAATATACCAAATGTCGTTCGCTCTATGTTAATTAAATATTGATTAGAAAAACCCTCCTTGCCTTGTATAATTCCTTTTTTTGTGCTATTTTTATACTTATTGGAAAGATATTATACGTAATCTTTTAATATTATTAAAAAGCTCAGGAGGATTTTCATTTTGGAAACAGATATTACTGAAAAAATCAAACCCATAATACGCTACAGCTTGCCTATAATTTTAATTATTGCTGCACTTCTTGTTTTCGGTATTTTTAAATGGAATGAAGCTAAAGCCGTATTAAATATTTCTGATGCTAAGTTGACAAGTTCTCTCGTTCATGTCAGCGCGCAATCAGATGGAACGCTTACAGAAATTCTTGTCAATGATGGTGATAAAATCGAAGCTGGTCAAGTAATCGCTAAAGTTAAAGTAATAACAACACCAGAACAGATAGAAGCTCTACAAAAAGCATGCGATGAAGCACAAGCAAATTACGATAATATAGAACAACAAATAAAAAGTTCTACTACAACTACTCAAACAGTAGTAAGTTCTGCTCCTTCTAGCGGAAATATTGCTGCTGCCCAAGCTCGTGTCGATGCTGCTGCTGCCCAAGCTGAAAAAATGAGCAAACTCTATTCTATTGGTGCTGTAAGTGCTACCCAATACACAGAAGCTCAATCTGAATATTCCGCAGCTCAAGCCGCTTTAAGTGCTGCTAGTGCACCACAACAAGTAACACGTGAAGTACAAACACCTACAGCTCCATCAAAAGAACTTTCTGAAGCACTCGCTAGTGCTCAAGTTCAACTTGAACAAGCACAGGCTGCATTAAACCAAGCTCAATCTGATGATAATTATGCAGATATCACAGCGCCTGTAAGTGGCATAATCTATTTAACAGATTTCAAACAAGGCGATAACTTAAAACAAAATGATGTATTCATCAATATCGGTAATACTAAAAACCTTTGGGTAGAAGCTCCATTGACAGAAGAACAATATAATAAAGTTCATCCAGGACAATTTGTTCATTATACTGTTGATGATTTAGATTTAACCGGCACAGTTTTAGAAGTAACTCATGCTGATGACAGCGATAACAATCTCATCACAGCAGCTAAAATCTCTTTTCCAGATGACATGATAGATAAAGTAACTCCGGGCGCTGATGTTACAGTGCAAATAACTTTGGACAAATAAACAGACAAAATCTCTTTATTTGTTACAAAAAATCTTGCAACAATCCTAAAAAATAGGTACAATATTATTTATATATTTATTGACGGAAAATTTTTAGGAGGAAAGGCCCCATGCAATTGCTGGAAGAAAGAATACAAAAAGACGGTATCGTTAAAGAAGGAAATGTTTTAAAAGTCGATAGTTTTTTAAACCATCAAATGGATGTTAAATTATTTAAAGAAATAGGTAAAGAATTCAAACGACTTTTTGGCAATGAAGAAATAACTAAAATTTTAACAATTGAAGCTTCTGGTATCGGCATTGCTTGTATCGTTGCTGAATTTTTTGATGTTCCCGTTGTTTTTGCAAAAAAAAGTAAATCCAAAAATATTGACGGAGCTGTTTATACCAGTAAAGTAGTATCATTTACTCATAATAAAACATATGATGTAATCGTATCCAAAAAATTTCTCAATGAAAATGATAAAGTTTTATTAATAGATGATTTCTTAGCTAATGGAAATGCTATGAAAGGTCTTATTGAAATAGTAAAACTGGCAAATGCAAAACTTATTGGTGCTGGCATTGTCATTGAAAAAGGTTTCCAAAAAGGTGGGGCAGAACTTCGTGAAGCTGGTATTCATTTAGAATCACTTGCTATCATAGATGATATGGATGAAACTACTGGAAAAATCACTTTTAGAAAACAGTAAAAAATTTTAAATAAAACTATTGCAAAATTAATTTTTGAGCAGTATAATAGTTAATGTTCTCAATGACTCATTAGCTCAATTGGTAGAGCATCTGACTCTTAATCAGCAGGTTCGGGGTTCGATTCCCCGATGGGTCACCATTTAGTAAAAATGAACGCATTTATATCAAAATTGTGTTCTTTAATATGTTGAAATATAAAATAGCAACTACAAATAAAGTAGTTGCTATTTTTATATTTACTCTATACTTATATATACTATAAAACAATACTTTTATATCTTCTCTTCATATCTTATTGGAATAATTTCGTCATTTATCAATATACGCAATGGAAAACTAGCTGAATAACATTCCATTGTATTACCCATTTTTAAATCTTTCCTAATTAATCCTAATAAAAAAGCAGGAGTCATTATTTTATACATAGTAATAAATGCATCACAATATACATTATCTGAATATTTTTCATTAAATGCTTTTAAATTTGGAGTTTCATCTATCATAGGAACAAGTTTTTCTTTCAAAATTTTAAGATTCTCTATAATAAAATTTCTATCTTTATCAATATTTTTATAAAAATATTGTTCTATTATTTTTACTAAAATTTTATCATTGTAATTTCCCATTACAAATTGATTCAACTCACTAATATTTTGCCATATTTCTAAAAAAAGTTTAGTACAAAATATATAATCTATTATTTCTTTTGAGGCATATATATTTAATTTTGTTATTTCCAATACATACTCTTCTGTTACCTGTACATATTCTTTACTATTTTTTATTTTAGGATTATTACTCCGTTCAAAAGACATATATTTCAAATATATTTTTATAAAAGATGCATAGTTTTCCCTTTTACTTTGTAATATATATTGTTCCTTCTGATTTTTAGAATTATTATTAAATGAATACGCTATATACGCTGCAAAAATCGCAGCTCCTGTTGAAAATATACCTGTAATAATTGTCACTATATCTTTAAAAGCTGTTAAATTTATATTAGTTTTTTCAGTTTGTGCTAATAATATAATTATTACTAAAAAACAAAAAAATATAATATATCTCATGAAAACACCTCCATAATAATATCTATTTTAACATAAATTAAAATAATATTCTAAATTGCATTTAAAAATAACAAAAGTAGTAAACAAACTGATACTTAAATCTATATTTAATTTTATTATTTTCTTCATCAGTTCATAGAAAACCAAAAAACTTATTTATTTTACAACTATATCACTAATATTTATTATTATTAATGTTTCTTATTTTAACTTTTTACTTATTTTAAATATAAAACTTCATACCTTACTTAAATATTTGGCATAAATAAAAAATATAATTTTTTTAATATCACCTATTTAAAATAAAACTTGCTAATGTCAAAAAGTCAAACTATAATATAAATAGTAACAAAAATAATTAAAGTAAAGGTGATAATTATGAGCAATATAGCTGATTTAATTGAAGATTACATCTTACGTCGGCTGGCGGCGGAGCAAAACCGTAAAGTGGAACTTAAACGCTCAGATATTGCGGATGAAATTTCCTGCGCACCTTCACAGATAAGTTATGTCCTAAGTACACGTTTTACACAGGATAAAGGCTTTGTTGTAGAATCGCGTCGCGGATTGGGCGGATTTATCCGTATTGGCAGAGTGCCTCTCCAAGATTTAATCTATCAAGACATTTTAGCCAAAATAAATACAGAAACAACTTTTGATGATTTTAGAAATATTATTCACTATTTGTATAAACGAGAAATCATAAAAAAACGTGAGGCTGCTTTGATGTTGCAGACGATTTCTGTTGTATTTGACAAATTAAAACCAGATGATAGAGTTGAATTAATGAAATCGCTGATTTTAACATTAGCAAATTTTGCCTAGCGTTAAAGGAGGATTACCATGCTGTGTGATGAATGCCATAAAAACGAAGCCAGCATTTATATTACCGAACTCACTAACAAAGGACAAGTAGAGCATCATTTATGTGAAAGTTGTGCTCTTAAATTTGGCTTACTATCCGAAAAAAATAATATTTTTTCTATTAATGATTTTCTATCTGGAATTTTTAACCATGAAGGTTCTAATGAAAACAAACAGCAACTCAAATTAAAACCAGAATTGACTTGCCCAAATTGTCATATGACTTATAAAGATTTCAAACGCACTGGACAAATCGGCTGTAGTGTTTGCTATAAAACATTTGCTACACGCTTAGAACCATTTTTGCGTCGTCTTCATGGTTATAGCAAACATATCGGCAAAATTCCACGTCGTGCCGGTGGCAACTTAGGCTTAAAACAAGAAATCGCCTCACTGCGTGAAAAAATTCAAGAATATATTCAAGAAGAAGAATATGAACAAGCTGCTATTTTGCGCGACCGTATTAAAGTATTAGAAAATCAATTAAATACTAATTTAAATAAAGAACAGGCAGGTGATGTAAATGACTAATTCTACTTTATTTACCAGTCCTGTATTAACATGGCTCGATAATCAAGGAAAAAACAGTGATATCGTTCTCGCTAGTAGAGTTCGTTTAGCGCGCAATTTGAAAAACATTCCATTTCCTAACCGTGCCAAACGCTCCGATTTAATTCAAGTAAAAGAACTTATCCTTCGTTTACTTCCTGCCATTGAAACTGCTACAAATCTCCATTTTGAATATATTGAAATAGATAAATTAAATCATTTACAACAAAATGTTTTAGCAGAAAAATTCTTGATAAGTCAAAAGCTCATAAACAATCCTGAAAATCGCTTGGTACTTTTAAGTGATGATTTATCTGTCAGCATCATGGTAAATGAAGATGACCATTTACGCATTCAATGCCGAGCTCCAGGACTTGATTTAGACAGCTGCTTAAAACGCGCTTTTGCCATTGATGATGCCATTGAAGCTTATTTAAACATCGCATTTGATGAAAAAATGGGCTATCTCACGGCATATCCGACTAATCTCGGTACTGGTCTTCGCGCTACAGTATTACTGCATTTGCCTGCACTCGTCATAACGCAACAGATTTCCAAAATCATCAATATTTCTCCTCAACTTGGAATGACTATTCGCGGTTTATTCGGAGAAGATAGCCTTGGAAATCTCTTCCAAGCTTCCAATCAACTGACATTAGGCTTTAAAGAAGAAGAATTAATTGAAAATCTTTCTGCTACAGTGCAAGAAATTATCTCTCATGAACATGATGCACGCAAAGCTCTTTTAAATTATTCACATGACAAATTAGAAAATAGAGTTTGGCGTTCTTTCGGAATATTAAAATATGCTCATTCTATTTCACAGCATGAAATGCTTAATCTCGTTAGTAAAGTGCGTTTAGGCGTGGATATGGGCATAATTGATGAAACAAAAGCCGATATTTTAAATTTATTATTGATTGCAGGACAGAAAAATTATTTACAAAATTTAAATGAAATGGACAATATGACACCGCAAGAAATTGAAAAACAACGTGCAACAACCATTCGAAATATTTTTTCTCAACTACAAAATACACCAACTCCATGAACTAGAAAGGAATAATTATGCAAGGACGTTTTACACAAAACGCTATAAAAGTATTAAAACTCGCTCAATATGAAGCTAGACATTTAAAACATAATTATGTTGGTACTGAACATTTACTTTTAGGTTTATTACATGAAGGTAATAGCATTGCTGCAAAGGCATTATCTTCACTGGGCATTGATTTATACAGTTTACGCCAAAGAGTCCATGATATTGCTCCATCACAAGATTATGATGATTATTATATCCATGAAATTGGCTATACACCCGATGCCAAAGAAACCTTAGAGCTTGCTGTAAAAGAAGCGCAGATTTTATCTCATGATT
The window above is part of the Megamonas hypermegale genome. Proteins encoded here:
- a CDS encoding PFL family protein, encoding MITINDILETNRMITENKLDVRTITLGLSLRDCAHPNLKQFCDNVYDKITKSGEFLVKTGEDIANEYGIPIINKRVSVTPIAIAAEACKTDTYVPVAEAMDKAAKEIGIDFIGGFSALVEKGYTNGDRILIKSIPQALSVTDLVCSSVNLGSTKAGINMDCVREMGEIVKRTAELTRDREAIGCAKLVIFANAPGDNPFMAGAFHGVSEAEKVVSVGVSGPGVVKHALENLKGADFTEIAETIKKTAFKITRVGQLVAKEASKRLGVQFGIIDLSLAPTPAVGDSVAHILEEMGLESCGAPGTTAALALLNDAVKKGGLMASSHVGGLSGAFIPVSEDAGMIDAVACGSLSIEKLEAMTCVCSVGLDMIAVAGDTPASTISGIIADEAAIGMINNKTTAVRLIPVPGKKVGDTVNFGGLLGHCPIVKVRSEYSSDAFIARGGRIPAPIRSLTN
- a CDS encoding LarC family nickel insertion protein, with amino-acid sequence MEQALYIECYAGISGDMFVASLLDLGVDKDYLLSNLQTLPLEGYKINISRVKKMALDACDFNVILDVDNHDHDMQYLYEENHEHTHEHEHSHEHKHKHHEHHIHEANHTHHIHRNLNDVTTIINNSQITDNAKSIANKIFQIIAEAEAKAHGTSVEQVHFHEVGAVDSIVDITAAAICIDKLNINKVFCSSLSEGKGFVNCQHGAIPIPVPAVVNIVSANDLKLHFTNTKGELITPTGAAIIAAIKTDDSMPENFMIEKIGIGAGKRQYNIPNVVRSMLIKY
- a CDS encoding HlyD family secretion protein — translated: METDITEKIKPIIRYSLPIILIIAALLVFGIFKWNEAKAVLNISDAKLTSSLVHVSAQSDGTLTEILVNDGDKIEAGQVIAKVKVITTPEQIEALQKACDEAQANYDNIEQQIKSSTTTTQTVVSSAPSSGNIAAAQARVDAAAAQAEKMSKLYSIGAVSATQYTEAQSEYSAAQAALSAASAPQQVTREVQTPTAPSKELSEALASAQVQLEQAQAALNQAQSDDNYADITAPVSGIIYLTDFKQGDNLKQNDVFINIGNTKNLWVEAPLTEEQYNKVHPGQFVHYTVDDLDLTGTVLEVTHADDSDNNLITAAKISFPDDMIDKVTPGADVTVQITLDK
- a CDS encoding xanthine phosphoribosyltransferase gives rise to the protein MQLLEERIQKDGIVKEGNVLKVDSFLNHQMDVKLFKEIGKEFKRLFGNEEITKILTIEASGIGIACIVAEFFDVPVVFAKKSKSKNIDGAVYTSKVVSFTHNKTYDVIVSKKFLNENDKVLLIDDFLANGNAMKGLIEIVKLANAKLIGAGIVIEKGFQKGGAELREAGIHLESLAIIDDMDETTGKITFRKQ
- a CDS encoding CtsR family transcriptional regulator; this encodes MSNIADLIEDYILRRLAAEQNRKVELKRSDIADEISCAPSQISYVLSTRFTQDKGFVVESRRGLGGFIRIGRVPLQDLIYQDILAKINTETTFDDFRNIIHYLYKREIIKKREAALMLQTISVVFDKLKPDDRVELMKSLILTLANFA
- a CDS encoding UvrB/UvrC motif-containing protein, whose amino-acid sequence is MLCDECHKNEASIYITELTNKGQVEHHLCESCALKFGLLSEKNNIFSINDFLSGIFNHEGSNENKQQLKLKPELTCPNCHMTYKDFKRTGQIGCSVCYKTFATRLEPFLRRLHGYSKHIGKIPRRAGGNLGLKQEIASLREKIQEYIQEEEYEQAAILRDRIKVLENQLNTNLNKEQAGDVND
- a CDS encoding ATP--guanido phosphotransferase, which produces MTNSTLFTSPVLTWLDNQGKNSDIVLASRVRLARNLKNIPFPNRAKRSDLIQVKELILRLLPAIETATNLHFEYIEIDKLNHLQQNVLAEKFLISQKLINNPENRLVLLSDDLSVSIMVNEDDHLRIQCRAPGLDLDSCLKRAFAIDDAIEAYLNIAFDEKMGYLTAYPTNLGTGLRATVLLHLPALVITQQISKIINISPQLGMTIRGLFGEDSLGNLFQASNQLTLGFKEEELIENLSATVQEIISHEHDARKALLNYSHDKLENRVWRSFGILKYAHSISQHEMLNLVSKVRLGVDMGIIDETKADILNLLLIAGQKNYLQNLNEMDNMTPQEIEKQRATTIRNIFSQLQNTPTP